Proteins encoded by one window of Bubalus kerabau isolate K-KA32 ecotype Philippines breed swamp buffalo chromosome 22, PCC_UOA_SB_1v2, whole genome shotgun sequence:
- the CNNM2 gene encoding metal transporter CNNM2 isoform X5: MIGCGACEPEVKMAGGQAAAVLPSWKMAARRSLSARGRGVLQAAAGRLLPLLLLSCCCGAGGCTAVGENEETVIIGLRLEDTNDVSFMEGGALRVSERTRVKLRVYGQNINNETWSRIAFTEHERQRHSPGERGLGGPAPPEPDSGPQRCGIRTSDIIILPHIILNRRTSGIIEIEIKPLRKMEKSKSYYLCTSLSTPALGAGGSGSAGSAVGGKGGSGVAGLPPPPWAETTWIYHDGEDTKMIVGEEKKFLLPFWLQVIFISLLLCLSGMFSGLNLGLMALDPMELRIVQNCGTEKEKNYAKRIEPVRRQGNYLLCSLLLGNVLVNTTLTILLDDIAGSGLVAVVVSTIGIVIFGEIVPQAICSRHGLAVGANTIFLTKFFMMMTFPASYPVSKLLDCVLGQEIGTVYNREKLLEMLRVTDPYNDLVKEELNIIQGALELRTKTVEDVMTPLRDCFMITGEAILDFNTMSEIMESGYTRIPVFEGERSNIVDLLFVKDLAFVDPDDCTPLKTITKFYNHPLHFVFNDTKLDAMLEEFKKEHKQETRNPTNTAKERQ, from the exons ATGATTGGCTGTGGCGCTTGTGAACCCGAAGTAAAGATGGCGGGCGGGCAGGCAGCCGCCGTACTGCCCTCTTGGAAGATGGCGGCGCGCCGCAGCCTCAGCGCCCGCGGCCGGGGGGTCCTGCAGGCGGCGGCGGGGCGGCTGCTGCCATTGCTATTGCTGAGCTGCTGCTGCGGCGCGGGTGGCTGCACGGCGGTGGGCGAGAACGAAGAGACGGTGATCATCGGGTTGCGGCTGGAGGACACGAACGACGTGTCTTTCATGGAAGGGGGGGCGCTGCGGGTGAGCGAGCGGACCCGGGTCAAGCTGCGGGTGTACGGGCAGAACATCAACAACGAGACATGGTCCCGCATTGCTTTCACAGAGCACGAGCGGCAGCGCCACAGCCCCGGCGAGCGCGGGCTGGGGGGCCCCGCGCCGCCGGAGCCGGACAGCGGCCCCCAGCGCTGCGGCATCCGCACATCAGATATCATCATCTTGCCCCATATCATTCTCAACCGCCGTACATCGGGCATCATTGAGATAGAGATCAAACCGCTGCGCAAGATGGAGAAGAGCAAGTCCTATTACCTGTGCACGTCGCTCTCCACGCCAGCCCTAGGCGCCGGCGGCTCGGGGTCCGCGGGTAGCGCCGTCGGGGGCAAGGGCGGCTCAGGGGTGGCCGGGCTCCCGCCACCCCCGTGGGCCGAGACCACCTGGATTTATCACGATGGCGAGGATACCAAGATGATCGTGGGGGAGGAAAAGAAGTTCCTGCTGCCCTTCTGGCTGCAGGTGATCTTCATTTCGCTGCTCCTGTGCCTGTCGGGCATGTTCAGCGGCCTCAACCTTGGACTCATGGCCCTAGACCCGATGGAGCTGCGCATTGTGCAGAACTGCGGCACCGAGAAGGAGAAGAATTACGCCAAGCGCATCGAGCCCGTGCGCAGGCAGGGCAACTACCTGCTGTGCTCGCTGCTGCTGGGCAACGTGCTGGTCAACACCACGCTCACCATCCTGCTCGACGACATCGCTGGCTCAGGCCtggtggcggtggtggtctccACCATCGGCATCGTCATCTTCGGGGAGATCGTGCCCCAGGCCATCTGCTCCCGGCACGGCCTGGCTGTGGGAGCCAACACCATCTTCCTCACCAAGTTTTTCATGATGATGACCTTTCCCGCTTCTTACCCGGTCAGCAAGCTGCTGGACTGCGTTCTGGGCCAGGAGATAGGCACCGTCTATAACCGGGAAAAGCTGCTGGAGATGCTCCGGGTCACAGACCCCTACAACGACCTCGTAAAGGAGGAGCTGAATATCATCCAAGGGGCGCTGGAGCTCCGCACCAAGACGGTGGAGGACGTGATGACTCCCCTCCGGGACTGTTTCATGATCACCGGCGAAGCCATTCTGGACTTCAACACCATGTCGGAGATCATGGAGAGCGGCTACACTCGCATTCCAGTATTTGAGGGGGAACGCTCCAACATCGTGGACCTCCTCTTCGTCAAAGACTTGGCCTTCGTGGATCCAGATGACTGTACTCCCCTGAAAACCATCACGAAATTTTATAACCACCCCTTGCACTTTGTTTTCAATGACACCAAGTTGGACGCTATGCTGGAAGAATTTAAGAAAG AACACAAACAAGAAACCCGAAATCCTACCAACACTGCAAAGGAGAGACAATAG
- the CNNM2 gene encoding metal transporter CNNM2 isoform X4 — translation MIGCGACEPEVKMAGGQAAAVLPSWKMAARRSLSARGRGVLQAAAGRLLPLLLLSCCCGAGGCTAVGENEETVIIGLRLEDTNDVSFMEGGALRVSERTRVKLRVYGQNINNETWSRIAFTEHERQRHSPGERGLGGPAPPEPDSGPQRCGIRTSDIIILPHIILNRRTSGIIEIEIKPLRKMEKSKSYYLCTSLSTPALGAGGSGSAGSAVGGKGGSGVAGLPPPPWAETTWIYHDGEDTKMIVGEEKKFLLPFWLQVIFISLLLCLSGMFSGLNLGLMALDPMELRIVQNCGTEKEKNYAKRIEPVRRQGNYLLCSLLLGNVLVNTTLTILLDDIAGSGLVAVVVSTIGIVIFGEIVPQAICSRHGLAVGANTIFLTKFFMMMTFPASYPVSKLLDCVLGQEIGTVYNREKLLEMLRVTDPYNDLVKEELNIIQGALELRTKTVEDVMTPLRDCFMITGEAILDFNTMSEIMESGYTRIPVFEGERSNIVDLLFVKDLAFVDPDDCTPLKTITKFYNHPLHFVFNDTKLDAMLEEFKKDEEKTLKLTNRRDQLEERDVAF, via the coding sequence ATGATTGGCTGTGGCGCTTGTGAACCCGAAGTAAAGATGGCGGGCGGGCAGGCAGCCGCCGTACTGCCCTCTTGGAAGATGGCGGCGCGCCGCAGCCTCAGCGCCCGCGGCCGGGGGGTCCTGCAGGCGGCGGCGGGGCGGCTGCTGCCATTGCTATTGCTGAGCTGCTGCTGCGGCGCGGGTGGCTGCACGGCGGTGGGCGAGAACGAAGAGACGGTGATCATCGGGTTGCGGCTGGAGGACACGAACGACGTGTCTTTCATGGAAGGGGGGGCGCTGCGGGTGAGCGAGCGGACCCGGGTCAAGCTGCGGGTGTACGGGCAGAACATCAACAACGAGACATGGTCCCGCATTGCTTTCACAGAGCACGAGCGGCAGCGCCACAGCCCCGGCGAGCGCGGGCTGGGGGGCCCCGCGCCGCCGGAGCCGGACAGCGGCCCCCAGCGCTGCGGCATCCGCACATCAGATATCATCATCTTGCCCCATATCATTCTCAACCGCCGTACATCGGGCATCATTGAGATAGAGATCAAACCGCTGCGCAAGATGGAGAAGAGCAAGTCCTATTACCTGTGCACGTCGCTCTCCACGCCAGCCCTAGGCGCCGGCGGCTCGGGGTCCGCGGGTAGCGCCGTCGGGGGCAAGGGCGGCTCAGGGGTGGCCGGGCTCCCGCCACCCCCGTGGGCCGAGACCACCTGGATTTATCACGATGGCGAGGATACCAAGATGATCGTGGGGGAGGAAAAGAAGTTCCTGCTGCCCTTCTGGCTGCAGGTGATCTTCATTTCGCTGCTCCTGTGCCTGTCGGGCATGTTCAGCGGCCTCAACCTTGGACTCATGGCCCTAGACCCGATGGAGCTGCGCATTGTGCAGAACTGCGGCACCGAGAAGGAGAAGAATTACGCCAAGCGCATCGAGCCCGTGCGCAGGCAGGGCAACTACCTGCTGTGCTCGCTGCTGCTGGGCAACGTGCTGGTCAACACCACGCTCACCATCCTGCTCGACGACATCGCTGGCTCAGGCCtggtggcggtggtggtctccACCATCGGCATCGTCATCTTCGGGGAGATCGTGCCCCAGGCCATCTGCTCCCGGCACGGCCTGGCTGTGGGAGCCAACACCATCTTCCTCACCAAGTTTTTCATGATGATGACCTTTCCCGCTTCTTACCCGGTCAGCAAGCTGCTGGACTGCGTTCTGGGCCAGGAGATAGGCACCGTCTATAACCGGGAAAAGCTGCTGGAGATGCTCCGGGTCACAGACCCCTACAACGACCTCGTAAAGGAGGAGCTGAATATCATCCAAGGGGCGCTGGAGCTCCGCACCAAGACGGTGGAGGACGTGATGACTCCCCTCCGGGACTGTTTCATGATCACCGGCGAAGCCATTCTGGACTTCAACACCATGTCGGAGATCATGGAGAGCGGCTACACTCGCATTCCAGTATTTGAGGGGGAACGCTCCAACATCGTGGACCTCCTCTTCGTCAAAGACTTGGCCTTCGTGGATCCAGATGACTGTACTCCCCTGAAAACCATCACGAAATTTTATAACCACCCCTTGCACTTTGTTTTCAATGACACCAAGTTGGACGCTATGCTGGAAGAATTTAAGAAAG